Proteins encoded together in one Streptomyces sp. B1I3 window:
- a CDS encoding DUF3145 domain-containing protein codes for MTTRGVLYVHSAPRALCPHVEWAVAGVLGVRVQLDWIRQPAAPGTWRSEFSWKGRAGTASELASALRGWDMLRFEVTAEPCPQAEGERYSSTPHLGIFHAVTGMHGDILVPEDRLRAALARSVRGETDLEAEIAKLLGKPWDDELESFRHAGEGAPVRWLHQVV; via the coding sequence GTGACGACACGTGGAGTCCTGTACGTTCACTCCGCACCGCGCGCGCTGTGCCCGCATGTCGAATGGGCGGTGGCGGGTGTGCTCGGTGTGCGGGTCCAGCTCGACTGGATCAGACAGCCGGCCGCGCCCGGCACCTGGCGGTCCGAGTTCTCCTGGAAGGGCCGCGCCGGTACGGCTTCCGAGCTGGCCTCGGCACTCCGGGGCTGGGACATGCTGCGCTTCGAGGTGACCGCCGAACCGTGCCCGCAGGCGGAGGGTGAGCGCTACAGCTCCACGCCCCACCTCGGCATCTTCCACGCGGTCACGGGCATGCACGGCGACATCCTGGTCCCGGAGGACCGGCTGCGGGCCGCGCTCGCGCGCTCCGTGCGCGGGGAGACGGACCTGGAGGCGGAGATCGCCAAGCTTCTGGGCAAGCCGTGGGACGACGAGCTGGAGTCCTTCCGCCACGCCGGTGAGGGTGCGCCCGTGCGGTGGCTGCACCAGGTGGTGTGA